A stretch of Lathyrus oleraceus cultivar Zhongwan6 chromosome 6, CAAS_Psat_ZW6_1.0, whole genome shotgun sequence DNA encodes these proteins:
- the LOC127097640 gene encoding uncharacterized protein LOC127097640 isoform X3 — translation MGYIGTIFSNVGQGRKLLLHKQQQLTHKNARDTTATQIHKPPFTCVNTVIRSLFISNKNNAADEVLQPFPLQLPHNLSPPSQTNTNSDVVTKIKKKAEDGSYILSSLTTQNIVSASSV, via the exons atggGGTATATTGGGACAATTTTTTCAAATGTGGGGCAAGGCAGGAAATTACTCTTACACAAACAACAACAACTAACCCACAAAAATGCTCGTGACACCACCGCCACGCAGATCCATAAGCCACCATTCACCTGCGTTAACACCGTGATACGCTCTCTTTTCATCTCCAACAAAAACAACGCTGCCGACGAAGTTCTTCAACCCTTTCCTCTCCAGCTTCCGCACAATCTATCACCGCCGTCGCAAACAAACACCAACTCCGACGTCGTAACCAAAATCAAGAAGAAAGCTGAGGATGGATCTTACATTCTCTCAAGTTTAACAACGCAGAATATTGTCTCGGCTTCGTCG GTGTAA
- the LOC127097640 gene encoding uncharacterized protein LOC127097640 isoform X2: protein MGYIGTIFSNVGQGRKLLLHKQQQLTHKNARDTTATQIHKPPFTCVNTVIRSLFISNKNNAADEVLQPFPLQLPHNLSPPSQTNTNSDVVTKIKKKAEDGSYILSSLTTQNIVSASSFRFCNKMILSLPRGR from the exons atggGGTATATTGGGACAATTTTTTCAAATGTGGGGCAAGGCAGGAAATTACTCTTACACAAACAACAACAACTAACCCACAAAAATGCTCGTGACACCACCGCCACGCAGATCCATAAGCCACCATTCACCTGCGTTAACACCGTGATACGCTCTCTTTTCATCTCCAACAAAAACAACGCTGCCGACGAAGTTCTTCAACCCTTTCCTCTCCAGCTTCCGCACAATCTATCACCGCCGTCGCAAACAAACACCAACTCCGACGTCGTAACCAAAATCAAGAAGAAAGCTGAGGATGGATCTTACATTCTCTCAAGTTTAACAACGCAGAATATTGTCTCGGCTTCGTCG TTTCGCTTCTGCAATAAGATGATTTTGTCATTGCCGCGGGGTCGCTAG
- the LOC127097640 gene encoding uncharacterized protein LOC127097640 isoform X1, whose translation MGYIGTIFSNVGQGRKLLLHKQQQLTHKNARDTTATQIHKPPFTCVNTVIRSLFISNKNNAADEVLQPFPLQLPHNLSPPSQTNTNSDVVTKIKKKAEDGSYILSSLTTQNIVSASSLISSKVAALCYFNFP comes from the exons atggGGTATATTGGGACAATTTTTTCAAATGTGGGGCAAGGCAGGAAATTACTCTTACACAAACAACAACAACTAACCCACAAAAATGCTCGTGACACCACCGCCACGCAGATCCATAAGCCACCATTCACCTGCGTTAACACCGTGATACGCTCTCTTTTCATCTCCAACAAAAACAACGCTGCCGACGAAGTTCTTCAACCCTTTCCTCTCCAGCTTCCGCACAATCTATCACCGCCGTCGCAAACAAACACCAACTCCGACGTCGTAACCAAAATCAAGAAGAAAGCTGAGGATGGATCTTACATTCTCTCAAGTTTAACAACGCAGAATATTGTCTCGGCTTCGTCG TTGATTTCAAGTAAAGTTGCAGCTCTGTGTTATTTCAATTTTCCATAG